TGAGCAGTTGATATTACCCTCAATTTTGAATCAACTGGATGAGGAAAAGGGCACCAATTATCTAGGAGATGTGATCAATGCCATCTACAAGTTTGCCCAAGTCATCATCAAAGCAGACGACACGGTGGATTTACAAGATTTGGAATCTTTGTCTCTGATTTGGCAACTGCTGCATTCCTATCAGAAACTAGAGAGTTATCAAGCAGGATTACAAGCTGTCTCTCAGATTGCTCCCACCACACCAAGTCCCACATCAAATCCTGGTACAAACTCTGGAGTAGCGCCACAAGCTGCTGCAACTCCCGCCCCAGAGCAGCCAGAAGAGATTTTAGAGCAAGCACTAGCTGAACTCAATGATTTGACTGGGATGGAAAATATTAAAGAAGAAGTGAAAACCCTGACCAACTTTCTCAAAATTCAGAAAGTCCGAGCTGAGCGGGGTTTAGCTCAAACTTCAGTGTCACTCCATGCCGTGTTTTGTGGGCCACCGGGAACGGGCAAAACTACCGTGGCGCGATTGATGGGGCGGATTTATCACGGTCTAGGATTTCTGAAAAAAGGACATTTGATAGAAACCGATCGCACAGGTTTAGTTGCGGGTTATGTCGGTCAAACGGCTCAGAAAGTAGATGAATTAATTAACTCGGCGTTAGATGGCGTTCTATTTATTGATGAAGCTTATGCCCTAGTGCCTAAAGAAGCAGGACGTGACTTTGGTCAGGAAGCGATCGATATTTTACTGAAACGCATGGAAGACTACCGCGATCGCCTAGTGATTATTGTGGCAGGCTACACCGATGAGATGACCACTTTTATTGAATCCAATCCTGGCTTGAAATCTCGTTTCAATCGCTATTTTTATTTCAACCACTACAAACCGGAGGAACTGCTTGCCATCTTTGAAAAGATGTGTGGCAAAAGTCATTTTCACTTGACTCCTTCCACGCAAGATAAACTACAAACGATGTTTGCAGAGCTTTATGCGAACCGAAACTCAACGTTTGGCAATGCTAGAGTCGCGCGTAATCTGTTTGAGAAGAGCATCGAGCAACAAGCGAATCGATTGGCTGTGCTGACATCCCTAAATGATGAGGTTCTCACAACATTACTTCCCGAGGATATCCCTATTGAGACGGTCAAAGTCCATGCTGGCAAGGTTGACTGGCAAAACCTCACTGTACCCTCTCGCTGAGTGGGACTTTGGATTATATGTTCTTTGCTACAACAATCCTTTTTAATACTTGAACAGGTTGTCGGGGTTTATCCTGTCTGAAAAGGCAACCCCGTACCCCCTGTTCAAAATAGGTGGCAAAATCAAAGCTTGCCTTAGTATGCTCAATCGGTTAATTTTCTTGACCAACTAGCATTAAGCCCACACTGAGGTAGCTAAAGCAGATCGTGATAAGGCCATCAAGTTACAAAGCTTATAAACAGCTCTAGCGCCAACATTGCCATCCCATTCGTCATCCCCCACTTCACACACATCAAAACCAATAATTTTCCGACCGCTATTGACCACTTCACGGAACAAGCAAAATGCCTGTTCCAATTCCAGACCACCGGGCACTGGAGTTCCGGTATGAGGACAAAGTTTGGGGTCTAAGCCATCAGCATCAAAGCTAATGTAAACATGTTGGGGCAGCTCGGCCACCATTTGCTTGCAGAGTTCTAGCCAAGGCACGCCTGCATAAAGCTTTTGCTTCAGTAGAGGGTCGTAGTAGGTGGAGACTCGCCCGCCTGACTGCTGAATTAAACTAACTTCATCATGGCAGAAGTCACGAATCCCTACTTGAACCAGCTTTGAGACTTGAGGCACTTTTAGGGCATTAAACATAATGGAGGCATGGGAGTACTGAAACCCTTCATAGGCTTGGCGCAAATCAGCATGAGCATCAATGTGGAGGATGCCAAACTCTGAATAACGCTCAGCCAAGGCCTGAATGCAGCCCAAGGGAACGCTGTGATCGCCGCCAATCACTGCGACCTGCTTTCCTTGCGCCATTGCTGCTTTAGCTTGCTCAAAGAGCCATTGGTTTACCGCTTCACATTCCTGATTCACGGTTTGCAGTAGGTCTGCCAAGTCTGGATCAGCTTCAATCTGCCTTCCTTGTTCCATGTGGGCAATGATGCGAGTGGCATCCTGCCGTAGACTCTCATTTTTCTGCTGAATATGTTCTGGAATTGGAGCCATAAAGATGCCCTGCTGCCAACCCTCTGGATGATCGAAATCGTAGATATCTAGTTGGCGAGAAGCTTCTAGGACGCGCTGAGGGCCTGCGGCTGTACCCGCACCATACGAGACCGTCACTTCCCAGGGCACACCGAATACGATGGTTTGGGCAGATTCGTAGTTGAAAGGGAGACCCAACAAGTTACCGTTGTCGAGGCCAATATCATTGGGATTAAAGTTCTGTAAGATGTCTTCTCTGGTAGGCATAAGGAAGTTCCTGGAGCAACGTGGGTTAGTAACTTGAGTGATAGGACAGAGACGAGAATCGCTTCACTAAACTGAATGCTCTCCCAGTTTATATTTCCTTTAAGTTGAGAAACAGGGTGGATTAGCGTAGAAGGGATGGGAATCCCGTACCTGCTGAGCAAAACGCATGAAAGCGATCGCTGGCTACCGAGGACTAAGCACACGCCAGACGATGAAGAGAGTAAAAGCTAAGTAACCTAGTACTGTCGCCCAATCTTGCCAGTGATTGGCAGATAGCAAAAATTGGTCGTTCATTGATTGTGCTCCTACACGCCTCATGTCGCTAATTCCATTCTCATCGTTGCATGAGATTACAGATTACTTCTCCTACCCCTTCCGGCTCAAATGGCACTACTTTTCCATCTTGACGAACTCGCAGGCGATCGCGGCAGTTATATACTTCAGTGGGTCTAGCCACTCCATCAACACTCACAGCAGCTCTGTATTCCCAGTAATTCTTGGCGCTGCGTTTGATGCTAAGGATACAGATGGTGCGATCGCTAAGCAAACGACAAAACGATTTTGCCTCTACTGGTGAAACAGGGAAGAGTGACAACACGAGTAGCAACAGAAAAGTAATGAAAAAGGACTTCATGCTTGTCGTCCCCACAGAGCCAGTCCCCCACCTCGACCTCTGGCTGCAATGATATCTTCTTGCACTAAGAAGTAGTTGAAAAAAGCTTGCTTCTCCACCCCCACACTCGCCGAATAAAACTTAGCTTCACTGGTTTCTCCACCGCGGACTGTACCCTGATATAGGGAGAATTCAGACAGTTGCAAAGTGATTCTTGTGAAGTCAAACGCCAAGATGTTGTTTTTGCTCAACAGCTTAGTTGGGCCTGACAGTGCCATTTGAAGCTGACCCAGTTGAACTCGGTTGGTGACGTTACCTGTCTCAAAAGATGCACTGTAGGACGCGTTATCTGTCGCAGTTGAAGGAGATGCAGCTAAAGGGGATGCGGCATAAGCTAGAGAGATCGTGATCAAAGATGGTACGTAGCGACCTGCTCCTAGCACGACTCCAGCCCGCTGCCGAGTTTTGCGAGTACCTGTGATGAAGCAAAGCCGCCAGTCACCCGTAATATCGTTCAAGGAGTAACGAATTTTTTGCTGCTTGTTCGCTTTTTCTACAGCTAACAGTGCCTGAACCACCTGCTCAGGAGTGGGACGCTGACGAGAGCGCTCAAGCACTGCCAAGGCAGCTTGCTGAAGAATGGTCGAGTTGCTGTTCAAGCGGCTTTTGGTTTCACATACACCAATGACTATCTTACGACAAACCTGCTGCTGGCAGAGAACCCTGAAGTTGATGGTTCTAGGTTGAGACTGCGATCGCCTCTGTCCGCTGTTCAGTCTATGAACCTACACATGCAAGTGAGAGAAAACTTCTCAAGACAGCCATAGTAGAAATTAATCCACCCCTTTATGTGACTTTTCTATGACCGTCGAGTCATTAGTACCTAAATTAACTTTTACAGAACTGACGGTAGAGAGTCCGTTGAGCGATCGCGACCGTCCTAAAATTGCTCTCGATCTGCTGCGATCGCTGCATGTTCTAGAAACAACACACCATAGCCGTTTATGGGTCTTTATGGGCCTCTATAGCTTTGCTGCGGCTGCGGCTTGGGTTTTGGCGACTCACTGGGGTAGCTTTTGGTGCCTCTGGGCCTGTGTGCCACTCTATATTTTGGCTGCTGCTGCTCTGCATGGCATCAGTTTGTTTACTCATGAAGGAGTGCATAGTGTCCTGTCTCCTCATCCCCATTGGAATCGTGGGCTAAGTATGGTTTGTGCGATGCCAGTCTTGCAGAATTATGCCGCTTATAAGATATTGCATCTCAAACATCACAAGCATCTGGGTGATCAGGGTGATCCTGACCACTATAAAAACTATACCCATTGGAGTTGGTTAGTCTTCTTGATGCACTGGGGACGTTTATTAGTGGGTTATTCCGTTTATATTGTCGCAATTCCTCTGTTGGGGTTTTGGCAGGGAAATCGTCGCGATCGCCTGTGGATTGGGTTAGAAGTTCTATTGCTCGGACTGCTGATTGCAGGTGTGGTACTTTCTCCTATCCCGCGATCGCTCCTGGTACATGGCTGGCTCATACCCATGTTATTGATCAATGGGATGGTCAATATTCGAGGCATGAGCCAACACACCTTACTAGAACATGAAACTGACTTAATCCGAGGCACGAGAACGCTTCTAACCAATCCTGTCACTCGCTTCTTTATGTGCAATGAAAACTATCACCTGGAACATCATCTGTATCCCGCTGTCCCTTGGTATCATCTTCCTCAACTCCACCAAGAGCTGCACGCAGAACTAGAATCTCGCGATGCACCTTATCTCCCTTCATACTTTGCTTTTGTTCGCGAGTTTGTGGTTGCTAGTATTCGTCGGACTTCTGTGGGTAGCGTCGCGCTGGTAACGCAAGGAGAAAAGCAGTCATGCTAGAGCTACCGACCAAACTGTCAACGCTGTCTTCCCTAATACCATCTGCACCCATATTGGTTTGCGAAGATCTGATCCAGTTCACCACGTTAGATGCTGCTGTTGCCCAGGTTGCAGCCGCATATGATTTCCAACGTCATCCCTATTTCTGCTGGATGGTAGCCCCCGCGACTAGTCGAGAGGCTTTCTGCAACAGCCAATTGCCGTTCCGATTTGCTGTAGAGTCCTTCTCTCAGGCGCTAGCAGCCGTCCTGGCTAGGATTCCCAGTTTAGAAATGCGATTGGCGATCGCAGAGAATGTAGCTGAAGAACATGGGCATGGCGATCGCTGGCGGTCTCACAAATACACATTCCAGCAGTATCTCCAGGCATTGGGGGCTACCAGCACTGGATTGACAAAGCCCTGCCCTACCTCTGTTTTAGCTTTCAATCAGGCTATCCTGAACTACTGTCTTACCCAACCTGCGGAGGTAGGAGCAGCGATGCTAGGGATGATCGAATATCTGTATGTGGGCATTAGTGCCGCGATCGCTCGAACCCTGACCCAGCGAGCATGGGTTGCGCCAGGTAGCCAATCGCACTATGCCGTACATGAAAAGCTAGATACTGAACATGCTCATGACTTATTGCAATTAGCGAGCCCTGGTTGGCAAGACGCTCGATCTCGTCTGTCTCTAGCTCAAGCCTTGCTATTAGGGGCACATTATTTTTGGAGCCTATATGCCGATTTGCTGCCCTCCCTCTGAAATTGCTTTCTCCCAAGTCCGAGAAGATCCTTTGACTGAATGGCAACTGGTGGAGCGATTGGCGAAACAGCAGGAACGGCCATTACGGATCTTGTTGGTTGCTTCTGGAGGCTGTACAGCGCTGAGTTTGTTAGCCCATCCCGCGATCGCGCAGATTGATGCGGTCGATCTTAACCCTGCTCAACTGCATTTAGTTACACTCAAACTGACAGCTTTATTACATCTCTCTCTACCAGAGCAATTACAGTTGTTAGGAGCAGCATCCGATTCTCTTGAGTTTTTTGATGCCGCAGGGATATCTGAACTAGAGGCAGCAGCAAGCGATCGCCTCCAACTATACCAACGCTTACAGACTCACCTCCCTGAAGCAACACGTCTCTTTTGGGATGCTCGTCCGGACCAGATCGCTTTTGGAGTGAATCGAATTGGCAAGTTTGAGCAACTTTTTAGGGAGCTAGCAACTCGCTTTGCTGAACTGGGAATAGACCCACTTCATAACCCCCAAGCGGCAATGGCTCATCCCCACTGGTCAGCTGTGTTTGCAGCTGTATTCGAGCGAGACAAACTAATGCAGACTTTTGGCCCCGCAGCGGTGAGCTATTCTATGGATCGGAGTTTTAGCGAGCACTTTGCGAATGTGTTTGCTCAAGCTTTGCAACGATTTGCCCCTAATCAGAACTACTTCTTGACGCAGGTATGGCGCGATCGCTATGCGCTTGGCTCCGACGGTGTGCCGCCTTATCTCCAAGCTGCGGTGCAAGAATCAATTCGTCAGTTAGGCACTTCACGGTTGGCACTGCATCTGGGGCCTTTTACAGAAGTCTTATTAAGGCTGATTCAGCAAGATGCTTACGATTTGATTCAATTCTCCAATATTTCTGATTGGATGCCGATTCCTAATCTACACAAAATGCTATCTACAGCAGCGACAAATTTGCGACCAGGAGGGATATTGCTGGGCAGGCGTCTGAACGGTGATCATGATTTGGCGGCAATGATGGCTGAGCATGTTGCAGTTGATCGGCAGCTCAGCGCTGAATTACTGGCTAGCGATCGCTCCTATTTTTACCGAGAGGTGGTTGCAGGAGTGCGACTATGAAATTTCATCGCCTGAGCTTAGAGGAGCGTCCACTGTGGCAATCTGGTATTGCTGCTATTGAGCAGATAGCTAGCTACCCTTTGGGAAATGACTTTTTTCAACTGGACCACGGATCGGATTACTTCGCCTTTTTTGACCGCTTAGGATCTGTCAATTACTATGTGGCGCTGGATGGCGATCGCGTAGCGGCTGTGGGGGCAGGAGTTTTACGACAGGTAAAAACTCGGCGGGCAGAAGCTTTGCAGCCAGCTTGGTATCTGTGTGATTTGAAGGTTCATCCCCTTTACCAGAGACAGCAGCTCTCGATGCGGATTCTTAGCCATGCGATCGCGGATGGGTTGCCAACTTGTGTTACAGGATACACCATCTCCATGAATACCGAAGATGGCAGTGCCAGTCGCTGGGTTCGCGTTCTAGAGCGATTTGATCAAATTGCTTTTTGTCGGGCAACGACACTTGGTATCTATAGCTGTGATGCCATGACTATGCAGAAGCTAGAGCCGATACTAAATAAGCATCGTGGACCTATTACTTATCTCTCCCTCCAAGGAGTTAAAGATCTCCGCTTGCAGAGCACAGGCCAAATATTGCCTCTACTCCATGTGCAGTGGGGAGAAGGCAAAGTAGGGGCGATCGCAGTTCCCCAACCTGGATACACTCATATGTTTTGTGCTCCTACAGAGGATGCTCTAGCCACAGAACTGTCAAGGCTCGAAGTATATCCTAGTGCAACCGCTAGTGTTGTGAGTCATGGGATGCAAAGCGACTGGCGATTTATTTTAACTAGTGATATTTAATTCGATTCAAGCCTCTGGAAGGATGCTGCTAGAACATTTCACGCTTAATGTAGGACCGGAACTCAGCAATAAACTCGGTAATGCATTCGTTAATAGAACGACCGCTCTACCGCTGGAATTTATTGTTGATACCCCTGGCTGAAAATTATTATGAGCTTGACTAATCCTTAAAAATAACTTCATAAAAATGACTTACTCACTGTTTCACCTGATTTTTATCTTGCCGCCCATTTTGTTGCTCGCCTTGCAGCAACCGCAACCCCTAGCAGGCGTGGGAGGTCGTAAAGCTGCGCTCTCTCTGCTCTTGATTGCTGCTGTAGCGTTTATCTACACGACACCTTGGGACAATTATCTAATTTGGCGCGATGTGTGGCACTATGGCCGCGATCGCGTAATGGGTACCGTTGGTTATGTCCCCATCGAAGAGTATTTATTTTTTGTGCTACAGCCGATTCTGACCGGGTTATGGCTATATCGGTTGTTAGCTCATACCGAGGAACCCAGCGAACTCAAATCTTCTCCCGCAGCCAATATAGGAGGAGCGATTATCTGGGCAGGTTTAGGTCTCGCGGGTGGTTGGTTACTACAACGCGATTTTGGCGTTTATCTGGGGCTGATTTTGGTGTGGGCTAGCCCGATCCTAGCCTTGCAATGGTTGGTGGGCGGAGCACAGCTTTGGGTTCGCAAACGTCTTTGGCTCACCGCCACTTTAGTCCCCACTTTGTACCTCTGGATAGCCGATCGCATTGCCATTGGCCAAGGCATTTGGAGCATATCAGAGGTGTATACCACTAGGTTGCATTTATTTGGGCTACCTATTGAGGAAGCGACATTTTTCCTGGTAACAAATTTTTTAGTAGTACAAGGGTTATTGTTGCTCTTAGTGTTTAGTAAAGCCGACAAGCCCTTCCTCCAGACTGAGAGCGAGTTTTGAGTTTCTAGACCGCTTCTACCTTGAAACTTATTTCGTTGTACGGAGAGAGATTAACAAATATTATGCTAACTTGATTCAATAGTTAAGTCACCTTAACTAGCAGTGTTTACAACGTATTGACTATGTCTTGGTTGTTCTTAGCTCCTTTGGGAATTGCAATTACTGCATTTTTCATCTACGAACGATCCTGCGATGAGATCGCTATTTTATCAGCGGTTGCAGCCATTACAGGCGTCCTTTTTGGTCTTATTCTGGCACCCTGGCAATTGCAGTTGGTGGCTTTGCTCCTGGGTCTCATGTTGAGCCAAAAATTCATTAAAGCAGAGCGCTATCAGTCCAACTCTCGCTCTGAGGCCGATCCCATGATGACCATGATGTACAACGGTTTAGATCGCCAAAGGCCTTTCAAGTAAGCGATTTCTCTGCCTGCACAAACGCAATTGTGCTTACCCAGGATATAGTTTTCTCTTGTAAGTAGCGCTGAAACAGCTTGCCGACCCAATTTATCTCTAATTCTGACAGGTAATGGCTGAGGTGATTGGCATAGGTAGGCGGATGAGCTGCGATCGCAAACCATCGCTCGATTAAAGTGGCAGAGATATACATTTCCGCGATCGTTTGAATTGTCTCGATTTGAGCTCTACATCCTGCTTGCTCAAAGTCAAGCTTCAGGTCTGTGTGGTCCCAACTCATCTTAGGATCGCTTGTGTCTGCGTAGATGGCTTCTTCAGCAGTCACTAATCGTTGATACAGATCAGGCTCAACGTGAGCCGGGTCTAGCAATCGATACAATCGTTGGCTATGGCGTGGCATTGTTTCCGCTAGTGTGATTTTGCCTCCAGATTGTAAGAGAGATACGCAGATGCGAATTAGGCCAGGTCTATTTACTGCTACCATTAAGACGTTGCGGCCCACAATATGATCGAACCTAATCTCGGGTGCCTGAGCCGTTAATAAAGCGGGTAGTTGTTGCACAGGGCCTTGCAGAATTGTCGGTCGTAGCAACTCTGGCAAAGCTTCTGCTTGAGCTTGTAAGCGTTCTACGTCTGTTGAGGTTGGCACCTGTACGTAGACACCACCTTCTGGGACTCGGCGCAGTGCTTCCCAAGTGAGTAAACCGTTGCCACCATTGAGTTCTAGGATTGTGTGGTGCCGCTGGGGTTGAGCCATTTCAAACAGGCGATCGCGGACCTGTGCTAAGCGTTCTCCAGTTTGAGATAGCGTGCGTTGTAGCCAACGTTCTTGAGCTTTATTAGTGGGGCTGTAGGTGAGAATTTCTGGAGCCGTTACATCTAAGCCTTCGGCGATCGCAGCCAGTTGGGCTTCCCGACGACGCTCGACTTGGGTACGAATGCCTGCTTCAAATCCTTGCTCCGAAGGTTGGTAGAATACTTGGCCTTGCAGCGCCGTTGGTAGATATTGCTGTGCCACCCAATGATCGCGGTAGGCATGAGGATAAAGGTAGTTAGCTCCATGTCCAAAGCTGTGTTTATCTCGATTGGCATCCTTGAGATGGGAGGGCACATCCGCTTCGCGTTCTCGCTCCACGGCAGCTAAGGCATCAAAAAAGCCCATCACACTGTTAGATTTTGGGGCGGTTGCCAAATACAGAGCCGCCTGAGCTAACGGGTAGCGACCTTCGGGCATGCCCACGCGATCGAATGTGGCGGCACAGGCATTGACTCTGGCGACAGCCTCCGGATCTGCGAGTCCCACATCTTCACTCGCTAAAATCAACATGCGGCGAAAGATAAATCGCGGATCCTCCCCGGCGTAGACCATGCGAGCCAGCCAATACAAGGCTGCATCTGGATCACTGCCCCGCAGACTTTTGATGAAGGCGCTGATGATATCAAAGTGGGCGTCTCCCTCTTTGTCATACAAAACCGCTCGCTGCTGAATCGACTCTTCGGCAACTGCGAGATCAATGTGAATTGTGCCCGTAGGAGTAGGAGTTGTGGTTTCAACCGCAAGTTCCAACGCATTGAGGAGACTGCGAGCATCTCCGTTCGCCACATTAACGAGATGATCTAGCGCTTCTGGATCAAGCTGAATCGCGCGATCGCCATAGCCTCGTTCGGCATCCGTCAGCGCTTGGTACACAACTCCAACTAAATCAGCCGCGGTGAGCGACTTGAGCTGAAAAATTCGAGAACGGCTAACGAGGGCTTTGTTGACTTCAAAGTAAGGATTTTCGGTCGTGGCTCCAATCAGAATCACGGTGCCATTCTCTACCCAAGGCAACAGTGCATCTTGTTGCGACTTATTGAAGCGATGCACTTCATCCACAAACAAAATGGTTCGTTGATTGTGGCGATCGCGCCGTTCTTGAGCCGTTTCCACCGCTGCGCGGATTTCTTTCACCCCTGCCAACACCGCATTAATCGAAATGAAGTGCCCCTGAGTGCTGTTGGCGATCACCCGTGCCAGCGTCGTTTTGCCTGTACCTGGTGGCCCCGCAAAAATCACAGACGCGAGCTGGTCAGCTTGAATGGCACGGCGCAGCAGTCGTCCGGGGCCAACAATATGCTCCTGCCCGACAAATTCATCTAAAGTGCGGGGGCGCAGGCGATCGGCAAGAGGGGCAGCTATCGGGTTCAAGGCAAGTCTGGGTGGGGAGGAATTAGGGTCTCAAGCTAGGATAGCTCGCAGAACTGCCAAAATTACTAGTGGTCTTCTAAGACAACCCTAAGGAGAGAACAGCGTGAGCAACCTAGAGAAAAAGCGGTTGGATGTAGCCCTGGCGATCGCGGGTTACGCCGTGGGCAGCGGTGCAGCAGTGGCGGTGCCGACTTTCGGCGGAGAACTGCCAAAACAAGTGCTGCTCAGTACTTCCGACGTGCTGATGTACACCAGAATTTGGAAGATTTACTTTGAAGAGGATTTGTCCCACAGCAATTTGATGGAAATGCTGACCCAGGTGGGACTAGTGACCGTGGCTGCAACTGGCGTTGCGTACATTGTGGCGAAAGGTAGCACCGCAATTTTGAAAGAATTTATCAATTGGCTCGGCCCTCTAGGTTGGGGAGCGACTGCCGCGATCGCTGGATCTCTAGCCGCTCTATCCGGTGCAGCCTGGGCACTTTACTGCGACTACCTGTATGCGGAACGCAACCCCCAGCCTTCGATCTAACTGAGCTACTTGGAGCTAATAGCAATACTTTGTGGTGTCCAAGTCGGGCCAGGACAGCGTGGCCCCTCGGTTGTCCAATTGATAGGGTCAATGCACATACGGCGGGCTTGCATGCCTGTATCCCAAGCGTGGTAAACGATGTAATCAGTTTCGCTATCTGGACCGACCGTGATTGAGTTATGACCCGGACCGAGAACGTAACCGGGATGCGATCGCAAAACTCTTGGGCCTGCTTCATTGCCTACATCTGAGTATGGCCCCATCACGTGATCCGCCACGCCATAATCCACCCCGTAGCTATCCGTTTCCCAGCGCCCGCCACTGTAGAAGCAATAGTAGCGATCGCCATACTTCCGGACACAAGGGCCTTCTAGAGTATGCCAATCGTAGATGCCGCCATACATGGGGCGATCGGTGAGAAATCTTTGCCAATCGGATCTGGCCCGCAAGACGACTTTGCCTTCACCTGCTAGTTTGGTCATGCTTTCCAAGCGATCGACCATTAGGGCAGTGCCAGCACGAGTAGTTTCGTTAGTGTCTAAAAAGTCTTGGGCATAGAATAAGTACCATTGACCATCGTCATCACGGAAGGCGTGGGGGTCGATCGCGAACGGGCAGGACTGCGGATCTAACAACGGTTCGCCCACATCTTGATATGCGCCTAGCGGATCTTGGCTGGTAGCAACTCGTAACTGGTGGTTTTTATCTTCATGCCCCGCCGAGTAATAGAGATAGAAGGTGCCGTCGCAGTAAGCGACCTCCGGTGCCCAGAAGTTATTTCCCAAACTGGGGTCAGGCCGTACCAAGGCATTTTGCACAAATTCCCAATTGATCAGGTTGTCAGAGCGCAATAGCGGAAAAACTCGTCTCTGCCCAGCTTCCTCTACTTCTCCGGCGGCTTCTGCTGGCCCTGTGCCGATCGCGTAGTAAATACCTTGATGCTGCCAAACAAATGGATCGGCAAAATAATGAGGATAAATGGGGTTAGTGTAAGTTGTGTTTTCTGCGTTTGCTTGGGGGCCTAATCCAGATCTCGCTTCAGATTGAGTCATCATCACTCCTTGCACTGCAATCCATCCTCATCACCAGGAAATGAAGCAGCAAAAAAATAGAGGATGGAACTTTGATCGTTAGCGATCGGCGTTCAATCATCCTCTATCTGGAGTAAGCTTCTGGGATTAAGGTTTAGTACTTAAAATTGATGTAAGTTTCGGTCTTATTCTCTGGTAGCTGCTCTACCACATTGCAGCGCAACATTTCCTGGAGGTGCTGCGGTAGGCTCTCGTAATAATCTTTCTGAACCGTCAAATCCATTACAGGGGTATGCAACCAGTGCATCACATAACCCATCACTACCATTGGTCGGGGTTGAGCAGTGATGTTGGGTGAACCCCGGTGGATTGCCAAAGGCGATCGGATAATCACATCACCCAGTTGCATGGGGAAAGACTCAACGGGAATCTCACCTGCTCTAATCTTCACCAATGCTTCTTCACGGGGCATGACGTGGGTGCCACGAGCCATTTGGAAGGGGCCGTTGTCTTCCGTCACTTCGACTAGGGGAAAGTTAACCGCTAGAGCATAGAGTGGCGTGACAATCTGATCAGTAAAGAGAGGACGGAAATCCCGGTGCAGTTCTTGGTATTCAGAGTCTTGGAAGGGCGTATCGGCTCCTAGTTGCACCAAGCGGTATTCCTGAAAAAAGACCCGATCGAGCACACCCAAAATCGTGGGGTTGGCAAATACTTTCGTATTTGCGAAGGGTTGCACCCAAGGCAGAGTCAAATAATAACGGTTTTTCTCACGAGGGGCTAACCCACCGGGCCGCTGCTGACGCTCTCGAAAGAGTGCATCAAATGCTGCTGCCCACTCTTGGACCAACTCGCGATCGAAGAGTTCGGGAATGACACAAATTCCATCTCGATTAAGCACTTCGGCAAATCGATCTAAATCCCCTGCTGTGAATTTGCTAACA
Above is a window of Trichocoleus sp. FACHB-46 DNA encoding:
- a CDS encoding DUF3419 family protein; protein product: MPICCPPSEIAFSQVREDPLTEWQLVERLAKQQERPLRILLVASGGCTALSLLAHPAIAQIDAVDLNPAQLHLVTLKLTALLHLSLPEQLQLLGAASDSLEFFDAAGISELEAAASDRLQLYQRLQTHLPEATRLFWDARPDQIAFGVNRIGKFEQLFRELATRFAELGIDPLHNPQAAMAHPHWSAVFAAVFERDKLMQTFGPAAVSYSMDRSFSEHFANVFAQALQRFAPNQNYFLTQVWRDRYALGSDGVPPYLQAAVQESIRQLGTSRLALHLGPFTEVLLRLIQQDAYDLIQFSNISDWMPIPNLHKMLSTAATNLRPGGILLGRRLNGDHDLAAMMAEHVAVDRQLSAELLASDRSYFYREVVAGVRL
- a CDS encoding AAA family ATPase, with amino-acid sequence MDFKHFVNFRLLRKEANLLYKSLSPLLSVDARFADAILIDLAKIVQLCGRSTGKLSSAELMAYLVVYALVKQDAEKLNAAVNLWEASSEVQLQYQKITLQLLLDFTKDQKPEQLILPSILNQLDEEKGTNYLGDVINAIYKFAQVIIKADDTVDLQDLESLSLIWQLLHSYQKLESYQAGLQAVSQIAPTTPSPTSNPGTNSGVAPQAAATPAPEQPEEILEQALAELNDLTGMENIKEEVKTLTNFLKIQKVRAERGLAQTSVSLHAVFCGPPGTGKTTVARLMGRIYHGLGFLKKGHLIETDRTGLVAGYVGQTAQKVDELINSALDGVLFIDEAYALVPKEAGRDFGQEAIDILLKRMEDYRDRLVIIVAGYTDEMTTFIESNPGLKSRFNRYFYFNHYKPEELLAIFEKMCGKSHFHLTPSTQDKLQTMFAELYANRNSTFGNARVARNLFEKSIEQQANRLAVLTSLNDEVLTTLLPEDIPIETVKVHAGKVDWQNLTVPSR
- a CDS encoding lycopene cyclase domain-containing protein, whose protein sequence is MTYSLFHLIFILPPILLLALQQPQPLAGVGGRKAALSLLLIAAVAFIYTTPWDNYLIWRDVWHYGRDRVMGTVGYVPIEEYLFFVLQPILTGLWLYRLLAHTEEPSELKSSPAANIGGAIIWAGLGLAGGWLLQRDFGVYLGLILVWASPILALQWLVGGAQLWVRKRLWLTATLVPTLYLWIADRIAIGQGIWSISEVYTTRLHLFGLPIEEATFFLVTNFLVVQGLLLLLVFSKADKPFLQTESEF
- a CDS encoding fatty acid desaturase, with product MTVESLVPKLTFTELTVESPLSDRDRPKIALDLLRSLHVLETTHHSRLWVFMGLYSFAAAAAWVLATHWGSFWCLWACVPLYILAAAALHGISLFTHEGVHSVLSPHPHWNRGLSMVCAMPVLQNYAAYKILHLKHHKHLGDQGDPDHYKNYTHWSWLVFLMHWGRLLVGYSVYIVAIPLLGFWQGNRRDRLWIGLEVLLLGLLIAGVVLSPIPRSLLVHGWLIPMLLINGMVNIRGMSQHTLLEHETDLIRGTRTLLTNPVTRFFMCNENYHLEHHLYPAVPWYHLPQLHQELHAELESRDAPYLPSYFAFVREFVVASIRRTSVGSVALVTQGEKQSC
- a CDS encoding iron-containing redox enzyme family protein, giving the protein MLELPTKLSTLSSLIPSAPILVCEDLIQFTTLDAAVAQVAAAYDFQRHPYFCWMVAPATSREAFCNSQLPFRFAVESFSQALAAVLARIPSLEMRLAIAENVAEEHGHGDRWRSHKYTFQQYLQALGATSTGLTKPCPTSVLAFNQAILNYCLTQPAEVGAAMLGMIEYLYVGISAAIARTLTQRAWVAPGSQSHYAVHEKLDTEHAHDLLQLASPGWQDARSRLSLAQALLLGAHYFWSLYADLLPSL
- a CDS encoding agmatinase family protein, coding for MPTREDILQNFNPNDIGLDNGNLLGLPFNYESAQTIVFGVPWEVTVSYGAGTAAGPQRVLEASRQLDIYDFDHPEGWQQGIFMAPIPEHIQQKNESLRQDATRIIAHMEQGRQIEADPDLADLLQTVNQECEAVNQWLFEQAKAAMAQGKQVAVIGGDHSVPLGCIQALAERYSEFGILHIDAHADLRQAYEGFQYSHASIMFNALKVPQVSKLVQVGIRDFCHDEVSLIQQSGGRVSTYYDPLLKQKLYAGVPWLELCKQMVAELPQHVYISFDADGLDPKLCPHTGTPVPGGLELEQAFCLFREVVNSGRKIIGFDVCEVGDDEWDGNVGARAVYKLCNLMALSRSALATSVWA